The proteins below come from a single Drosophila kikkawai strain 14028-0561.14 chromosome 3R, DkikHiC1v2, whole genome shotgun sequence genomic window:
- the unc79 gene encoding protein unc-79 homolog isoform X3, with protein MTGSFKVQLINMGTRAAAFQAKLRALHEYHVRLLHNVLPAPSGVDIANNIKYFSQTLLTVLKDVRTSPHELIRDPLEDPTRMSAYPNLEYGNLYNALTMLIDVAPCIQYGQIVFGKALLQCLSCILPFLDKDLIDNLPYLVSSTISVLPPALHQDIVNALCYYILPFTITRRSSDEQECQACQSVSSVIMMVLQYSNNPAHHCQLLECLMTLKHNVVKDILCVVAYGTAVSRSSAAKLLFYYWPAFDANLFDRKVLLSKLTNDLVPFTCQREHCPNAGNAEAAKVCYDHSISITYAPDCPPPLYLCIECANEIHREHGSLEFGDILHPMQQVSMVCENKNCRSNEKSAFSICFSTECASFNGNHPIRYCSQCHSNRHNSRRGGDHVVHRSLQPAWQMDPEMQMHMVESVVSLLREAKPLNFEPGKESSSSDAKKNGSALTADNISLEERQRLGRYGIWLLVGRCTPTADTPVEVLGRILSMLFHWFHVTAYSYDAAGQVESTIEKLKVDHVCNWLKEICRIHYNVFISCLLPHPPEYARVGGHWETLASRTSHLKEGLQRLICLVPYEVITSEIWDYVMPHWMEAITNDVAEKELNELKIVLSKILDPEMSPLGFDAKTMYNFVAIRFEKTTAKVQQQALHWLQILTKLEILIPLVQLFAMFGDGVRIMKYGIQHELMREKDAQSQAKAPKTPCKESKETKADMANPPRRSSISPVVEDDSGNTSAISDDEAPTNRHTEFSTDAEHNLTCCILMLDILLKQMELQDVEQHMGIHTSVCENVSRLIKCMVTAARVGLSSHVCALKVAECAYCEASIMWHQLSTKLVQFMAPLNPVRPPDVPIEDIIEEEKSSRKSPPESDKEKTRDRDVSLSMAPLPIPLGPLGGFADIFKLDQFFSDDGKIIIMAGPVPVAVPQPEPHSVGGVLVHMPHVCSIMTATVETVSEQLDLASILPTDRAIARILSDADVVSANVSVTRASVMGENGANGGAACGGGENGSGSEEDEEEEDSDDFWHTSVGKFKFTLDTLPQPLQYIHQLLTEIPTIKKPEILYYVLQCLNTMALHGDALAKAAREQRGFFIWCQENLLIKNLWELCNAEHSHICQVGVPLLLHCITLPLGSDVFWRVVQEAFHDTDWRVRFTAVERVTVITRFMDSTPLRSEVGLQTALATAFCHLIASMDDINVYVAQRATLYIGTIHDTAIRSLLFCLESQFDLFIVDRPVVLQSVYQLHNSLSDRKMLGWEFFLNRFDTLFVEAQISLEKCGDISYLRDLRNSDNGSEALSAKIQKAREALNQSDTSGSMAKTLSASFGTKWPYKRTMSAPASMAPRQDSKFVPEKEKIYSRQVSAPILKRKTSRFGLDGHIHSLGGLNDDNLIGLLSRITELEESDRETIHLLVFMLMQFMSRTDQAFPSEDKPVTKTQNIVLKHLFLLLGHNQIDKSFHTTPESLRVSAVFNAFLANLPQVLDQNHLIGGLILPSVMQIILYAPNPTSTTGEYQNIVFNYSLWHLEQYPRRNWLFTLLVVLYKYSYTQPPLSGYVISAIRMIMNSLRGHFHQCRRIPTTTILDIQGVGGAARSRDVSQPSLGTDPDDKEASPPASPMFPSEGTSAASKSKGQNVAFTPKLQHAFRKYNDSSLDADETESELVAIPESDLSDSTLHGSSAPGSFDDTIHFEDVMPRNRRTLEYTEEKSTKSHKSMITTKVGDTYTTKIKATTTSETLVTTHTRHSLQEGVRMIVTPLVGAETTETAIVSPPVDVHRAVTVRNKSLENAAASTSKMFAAIATNHLKALGALQDVPTAATVDRKAGSSSGSGSRSANGNGSGGSAPAAVQASSSATAPTVTAKPIGRHKTIVECSAGNSSSSADDSRQKKSQTKSLKRTDKNYGSPESPLSKMSVMPNPRDEVDEGMQSLPPPKSIAALEIPTPERLLPIGTQDSVATLVERVRDGLNIPDISHLKQDSLDVSESTKDDVTPSSRTNSPRRLIKQVALESPPNPNAQLPSQPSADLHTSILKNVQQELKQNAGANGGGGLTTSNSIKRPRQKLAPFNVDTNAIPDIRSRYAGSWPPPPFQPVDPEPDDDGDEIGAETTNGHGAQSTSHAARGQSSRRVGDYTIVERCSDCGAHIEEYTDEEIGIFIVILGTFIHREPAMAAPFLPEILTMTSRICLSCTHAWQGENGPPLASSAQAVALQFFRCILHQLAPNGIFLQVFQTQMKMKIRHNHFRSIAKALQDFQDLNATSPIYMVCESLTSKKALPVDQLPVIFRNMAEYLNLQCVPAEAGVGLAVWSQAMQAMESLLRQVIVIMPSLSNAEYMLDIIAATLRLNCVPKTLLDPYSKIMAYCVQHTNLEYQTLYELCTLNTRSFSKDRDKNLLCRQMIFEFVQALKFKSNIPDHNLLTIVGFVLLDAGGTLPPGSAPGLPDAAPMLTTNAADCLRQYINDVIDFLADFHTLSKIKNFKNGQASNGLGEDTLGGVLKGAVAQYLALEMSRGNSRDNKAVSRYLPWLNNAPSSLQQGPKEFTECVGHMRLLSWLLLGSLTHMALMQRRQETHTIPTPLPPNLAPGQGSAGVHYQHQGVTYSQPVPQEASCHIADHIQVIFAGFAEQSKTSVLHMSSLFHAFTLCQLWTVYLEQMAHNTNSNAEGSTLGVLFEFWAKVTPCILQLVSHAKPTVNKDQQPTTMDFQTQSANSKLSEMVNLHFLSLLEALKDTNSTVLGKLLPMWSPVLSSQTQLSDTLHVRLQNVRDYAPDYEEQQALKSEALLKWLQRLQFKMGQIELQASTATQFYSI; from the exons ATGACTGGCAGCTTCAAGGTGCAACTCATCAACATGGGCACTCGTGCTGCCGCCT TTCAGGCAAAATTGAGAGCCCTTCATGAATACCATGTACGTCTATTGCACAACGTCTTACCCGCGCCCTCTGGCGTAGATATTGCTAACAATATCAAATACTTTTCTCAAACTCTACTAA CTGTCCTCAAAGATGTGCGCACCTCGCCGCACGAGCTTATACGCGATCCCCTCGAAGATCCCACTCGCATGTCTGCCTATCCCAATCTCGAATATGGCAACCTATACAACGCTCTTACCATGCTCATAGATGTGGCACCTTGCATCCAGTACGGGCAAATCG TTTTCGGAAAAGCTCTCTTGCAATGCCTAAGCTGCATCCTCCCATTTCTCGACAAGGATCTCATCGATAATCTACCCTACCTGGTCAGCTCTACTATATCTGTTCTACCGCCAGCTTTGCACCAAGATATTGTCAACGCTCTTTGCTACTATATCCTGCCCTTTACTATAA CCCGTCGCAGCTCCGATGAGCAGGAATGTCAAGCCTGCCAGTCCGTGTCCTCGGTGATCATGATGGTGCTGCAGTACTCCAACAACCCGGCCCACCACTGCCAGTTGCTGGAGTGCCTGATGACCCTCAAGCACAACGTGGTCAAGGACATCCTCTGCGTGGTGGCCTACGGCACCGCTGTCTCCCGATCCTCGGCCGCCAAACTGCTCTTCTACTACTGGCCCGCCTTCGACGCCAATCTCTTTGACCGGAAAGTCCTGCTTTCGAAACTAACTA ACGACCTGGTGCCCTTCACCTGTCAGCGGGAGCACTGTCCGAACGCCGGGAACGCGGAGGCAGCCAAGGTGTGCTACGACcacagcatcagcatcaccTATGCACCGGACTGCCCGCCGCCTCTCTACCTGTGCATCGAGTGCGCCAACGAGATCCACCGCGAGCACGGCAGCCTCGAGTTCGGCGACATTCTCCATCCCATGCAGCAAGTGTCCATGGTCTGTGAGAACAAGAATTGTCGCTCCAACGAGAAGTCCGCCTTCTCCATTTGCTTCTCCACGGAATGCGCCAGCTTCAACGGCAACCATCCCATCCGCTACTGCAGCCAGTGCCACAGCAACAGGCACAACTCCCGCCGTGGCGGGGACCACGTGGTGCACCGCAGCCTACAGCCCGCGTGGCAGATGGACCCCGAGATGCAGATGCACATGGTCGAGTCGGTGGTGAGTCTGCTGCGCGAGGCTAAGCCGCTGAACTTCGAGCCGGGCAAGGAGTCCTCGTCGTCCGATGCCAAGAAGAACGGCTCCGCGCTCACCGCCGACAACATTTCTCTCGAGGAACGGCAGCGGTTGGGCCGCTATGGCATCTGGCTGCTGGTGGGCCGTTGCACTCCCACCGCCGACACTCCCGTCGAGGTGCTGGGCAGGATCCTGAGCATGCTCTTCCACTGGTTCCATGTCACCGCCTATTCGTACGACG CTGCCGGTCAGGTGGAGAGTACTATTGAGAAGCTGAAGGTCGATCACGTGTGCAACTGGCTGAAGGAGATCTGTCGCATCCACTACAACGTCTTCATCTCCTGCCTCCTGCCCCATCCGCCCGAGTACGCTCGCGTCGGTGGCCACTGGGAGACCTTGGCGTCGCGTACCAGCCACCTGAAGGAGGGACTTCAGCGGCTGATCTGCCTGGTGCCGTACGAGGTGATCACCTCCGAGATCTGGGACTACGTCATGCCGCACTGGATGGAGGCCATCACCAACGACGTAGCCGAGAAGGAGCTCAACGAGCTGAAGATTGTGCTGAGCAAGATCCTCGATCCGGAGATGTCGCCGCTGGGCTTTGACGCGAAGACCATGTACAACTTTGTGGCCATACGATTCGAGAAGACCACGGCCAaggtgcagcagcaggcccTCCACTGGCTGCAGATCCTCACGAAGCTGGAGATTCTCATCCCCCTGGTGCAGCTCTTCGCCATGTTCGGGGACGGAGTGCGCATCATGAAGTACGGCATCCAGCACGAGTTGATGCGCGAGAAGGACGCCCAGTCTCAGGCCAAGGCCCCCAAGACTCCATGCAAGGAGAGCAAAGAGACCAAGGCGGACATGGCCAATCCCCCCAGGCGCAGTTCCATTT CTCCTGTCGTGGAGGATGACTCCGGCAACACATCTGCCATTTCGGATGACGAGGCGCCCACTAATCGCCACACGGAATTCTCCACGGACGCCGAGCACAACCTCACCTGCTGCATCCTCATGCTGGACATTCTGCTGAAGCAGATGGAGCTGCAGGACGTGGAGCAGCACATGGGCATCCACACGAGCGTCTGCGAGAACGTCTCGCGGCTGATCAAGTGCATGGTTACAGCTGCTCGTGTGGGCCTCAGCAGCCATGTCTGCGCCCTGAAG GTCGCGGAGTGTGCCTACTGCGAGGCCTCGATCATGTGGCACCAGCTCTCCACTAAGTTGGTCCAGTTCATGGCTCCCCTGAACCCTGTCAGGCCACCAGAT GTTCCCATCGAGGACATCATCGAGGAGGAGAAGTCTTCCCGCAAGTCTCCGCCCGAATCCGACAAGGAAAAGACCCGTGATCGAGATGTTTCCCTCTCGATGGCACCGCTTCCGATCCCACTGGGACCCCTCGGAGGATTTGCAG ATATCTTTAAGCTAGATCAATTCTTTTCAGACGatggaaaaattattataatggcAG GTCCTGTGCCGGTGGCCGTTCCGCAGCCAGAACCCCACTCCGTAGGCGGAGTGCTCGTCCACATGCCCCACGTCTGTTCA ATCATGACGGCCACGGTAGAGACAGTTTCAGAGCAGCTCGACCTGGCCTCCATCCTGCCCACCGACCGGGCCATAGCCCGCATCCTCTCGGACGCGGACGTGGTCAGCGCCAATGTCAGCGTGACCCGGGCCTCGGTCATGGGCGAAAACGGTGCCAATGGCGGCGCAGCATGCGGCGGTGGCGAAAATGGCAGCGGCTCtgaggaggacgaggaggaggaggacagcGACGACTTCTGGCACACCTCCGTCGGCAAGTTCAAGTTCACGCTGGACACGCTGCCCCAGCCCTTGCAGTATATTCATCAGCTCCTGACG GAAATCCCTACCATCAAGAAGCCGGAGATCCTGTACTACGTGCTGCAGTGCCTCAACACGATGGCCCTTCATGGCGATGCCCTGGCCAAGGCTGCTCGGGAGCAGCGAGGCTTCTTCATCTGGTGCCAGGAGAATCTGCTGATCAAGAA CCTGTGGGAGCTGTGCAACGCGGAGCACTCGCACATCTGTCAGGTGGGCGTGCCCCTGCTGCTGCACTGCATCACGCTGCCACTGGGCTCCGATGTCTTCTGGCGCGTGGTGCAGGAGGCCTTCCACGACACGGACTGGCGTGTCCGATTCACGGCAGTGGAACGCGTTACCGTGATTACCCGGTTCATGGACTCGACGCCCCTGCGCTCCGAGGTGGGTCTGCAGACGGCGCTGGCCACCGCCTTCTGCCACCTGATCGCCAGCATGGACGACATCAATGTGTATGTGGCGCAGCGGGCGACCCTGTACATCGGGACCATCCATGACACGGCAATACGGTCGCTGCTCTTCTGCCTGGAGTCGCAGTTCGATCTCTTCATCGTGGACCGGCCGGTGGTACTCCAGTCGGTCTACCAGCTACACAACTCGCTTTCCGACCGCAAGATGCTCGGCTGGGAGTTCTTCCTCAACCGCTTCGACACGCTCTTCGTGGAGGCGCAGATCAGCCTGGAGAAATGCGGCGACATCTCGTACCTGCGGGACCTGCGCAACTCGGACAATGGCAGCGAGGCGCTCTCGGCCAAGATCCAGAAGGCCCGGGAGGCGCTGAACCAGTCGGACACCAGCGGCAGCATGGCCAAGACGCTGAGCGCCTCCTTCGGCACAAAGTGGCCCTACAAGCGGACCATGTCCGCTCCCGCTAGCATGGCGCCTCGTCAGGACAGCAAGTTTG TGCCCGAGAAAGAGAAGATCTACAGCCGGCAGGTGTCTGCGCCGATCCTCAAGCGGAAGACCTCGCGCTTCGGACTGG ATGGTCACATCCACTCGCTGGGCGGCTTAAACGATGACAACCTCATCGGCTTGCTGTCGAGGATCACGGAGCTGGAGGAGTCCGACCGGGAAACCATTCATCTTCTGGTCTTTATGCTCATGCAGTTTATGTCTCGCACGGATCAGGCATTCCCTTCGGAGGATAAGCCCGTGACCAAGACCCAAAATATTGTCCTGAAGCatctttttctgttgctcGGCCACAACCAGATCGACAAGTCCTTCCACACAACACCGGAGTCTTTAAG GGTCTCGGCCGTGTTCAACGCCTTTTTGGCCAACCTGCCGCAGGTTCTGGACCAGAACCACCTGATTGGTGGCCTCATCCTTCCCTCGGTTATGCAGATCATTCTCTATGCCCCCAATCCGACCAGCACCACTGGAGAGTACCAGAACATCGTCTTCAACTATTCGCTGTGGCACCTGGAGCAGTACCCGCGCCGCAACTGGCTCTTCACCTTGTTGGTGGTGCTCTACAAGTACTCCTACACCCAGCCGCCTCTCAGTGGCTACGTTATCTCGGCCATCCGCATGATCATGAACAGCCTGCGCGGCCACTTCCACCAGTGCCGCCGGATCCCCACTACCACAATCCTGGACATACAGGGCGTGGGCGGAGCCGCTCGCTCACGGGACGTCAGCCAGCCCTCGCTGGGCACCGATCCGGACGACAAGGAGGCCAGTCCGCCGGCCAGCCCCATGTTCCCCTCGGAGGGCACTAGTGCCGCCTCCAAGAGCAAAGGCCAGAACGTGGCATTCACACCCAAGCTGCAGCACGCTTTCCGAAAGTACAATGACTCCAGCCTGGATGCGGACGAGACGGAGTCGGAGCTAGTGGCCATACCCGAGAGCGATCTCTCCGACAGCACTCTACATGGCAGCAGTGCCCCG GGATCCTTTGACGACACCATTCATTTCGAGGATGTAATGCCGCGCAATCGCCGAACCCTTGAGTACACCGAGGAG AAATCCACCAAGTCTCACAAGTCGATGATCACCACCAAGGTGGGCGATACGTATACAACCAAGATCaaggccaccaccaccagcgaGACCCTGGTTACGACCCACACGAGGCACAGCCTGCAGGAGGGCGTACGCATGATCGTGACCCCTCTGGTGGGAGCAGAGACCACGGAGACGGCCATTGTGAGTCCTCCGGTTGACGTCCATCGGGCGGTGACCGTGCGCAACAAATCACTCGAGAACGCCGCCGCCTCCACCTCTAAGATGTTCGCCGCCATTGCCACAAATCATCTCAAGGCCCTGGGCGCCCTTCAAGATGTGCCGACAGCGGCGACGGTAGACAGGAAGGCAGGATCCAGTAGCGGCAGTGGCAGCCGTTCGGCCAACGGCAATGGCAGTGGAGGCAGTGCTCCGGCTGCCGTCCAGGCATCATCCTCGGCCACAGCTCCTACTGTGACTGCCAAACCAATTGGACGGCACAAGACAATAGTGGAGTGCAGTGCCGGGAACTCGAGCTCCTCGGCGGATGACTCGCGGCAAAAGAAGTCGCAAACCAAGTCGCTAAAGCGCACAGACAAGAACTACGGCTCGCCGGAGTCGCCGCTGTCCAAGATGAGCGTGATGCCGAACCCAAGGGACGAGGTGGACGAGGGAATGCAGAGCCTGCCCCCACCCAAGAGCATTGCCGCCCTGGAGATACCCACTCCGGAGCGTTTGCTGCCCATTGGTACCCAGGACTCGGTGGCAACGCTGGTGGAGCGGGTAAGGGATGGCCTCAACATCCCGGATATCAGTCATCTCAAACAGGACAGTCTGGATGTGTCGGAGAGCACCAAGGACGACGTGACGCCCAGCAGCCGTACAAACTCCCCCCGACGCCTCATCAAGCAGGTGGCCCTGGAGTCACCACCAAACCCGAATGCCCAGCTGCCCTCTCAGCCCTCGGCAGATCTGCACACCTCCATCTTGAAGAACGTTCAGCAGGAGCTCAAGCAGAATGCGGGAGCCAACGGCGGCGGAGGCCTGACCACCAGCAACAGTATCAAGCGACCCCGCCAGAAGCTGGCGCCCTTCAATGTGGACACCAACGCCATTCCGGACATACGTTCTCGCTACGCGGGCTCCTGGCCTCCGCCACCCTTTCAACCCGTGGACCCCGAGCCCGATGACGATGGGGATGAGATCGGGGCCGAAACCACAAATGGGCATGGAGCGCAGTCCACTTCGCATGCCGCACGTGGG CAAAGTTCCCGCCGGGTGGGCGACTACACCATCGTAGAGCGCTGCTCGGACTGTGGTGCCCACATTGAGGAGTACACGGACGAGGAGATCGGCATTTTCATCGTGATCCTGGGCACATTTATCCACCGTGAACCCGCTATGGCAGCACCGTTCCTGCCCGAAATTCTGACCATGACTTCGCG CATCTGTCTGAGCTGCACGCATGCCTGGCAGGGCGAGAATGGCCCACCCTTGGCCAGCAGTGCCCAAGCGGTGGCCCTCCAATTCTTCCGTTGCATTCTCCACCAGCTGGCCCCCAACGGCATCTTCCTGCAGGTGTTCCAGACCCAAATGAAGA TGAAAATACGCCACAATCACTTCCGGAGCATTGCCAAGGCGCTGCAGGATTTCCAGGATCTGAATGCCACCAGCCCCATTTACATGGTGTGCGAATCACTGACCTCCAAGAAGGCGCTGCCCGTCGACCAGCTGCCCGTGATCTTCCGCAACATGGCCGAGTACCTCAACCTGCAGTGCGTGCCGGCCGAGGCAGGCGTGGGCTTGGCGGTCTGGTCGCAAGCAATGCAGGCAATGGAGTCGCTGCTGCGCCAAGTGATCGTGATCATGCCCAGCCTGAGCAATGCCGAGTACATGCTGGACATAATCGCGGCCACGTTGAGGCTAAACTGTGTGCCGAAGACGCTGCTAGATCCGTACTCCAAGATCATGGCCTACTGCGTCCAGCACACGAACCTCGAGTACCAGACCCTCTACGAGCTGTGCACCCTGAACACCCGCTCCTTCAGCAAGGACCGCGACAAGAACCTCCTGTGCCGCCAGATGATCTTCGAGTTTGTCCAGGCCCTCAAGTTCAAGTCGAACATCCCGGACCATAATCTCCTCACGATCGTCGGGTTCGTGCTGCTCGATGCCGGCGGCACGTTACCACCGGGATCTGCTCCTGGCCTGCCCGATGCGGCTCCCATGCTGACCACCAATGCAGCCGATTGCTTGAGGCAGTACATCAACGACGTGATTGACTTTCTGGCCGACTTCCACACGCTGAGCAAGATCAAG AACTTTAAGAATGGCCAGGCGAGCAATGGACTCGGTGAGGACACCCTGGGTGGGGTCCTTAAGGGAGCGGTGGCCCAATACCTGGCCCTAGAGATGTCGCGGGGCAACTCCCGGGACAACAAGGCGGTCTCCCGTTATCTGCCCTGGCTGAACAATGCTCCGTCCTCCCTGCAGCAGGG GCCCAAGGAGTTCACCGAGTGCGTGGGCCACATGCGCCTGCTATCTTGGCTCTTACTCGGCTCCCTTACCCACATGGCACTGATGCAGCGTCGCCAAGAGACACACACCATACCCACGCCCCTGCCCCCCAACTTGGCGCCCGGCCAGGGATCGGCTGGTGTCCACTATCAGCACCAAGGAGTAACATACTCGCAGCCAGTGCCGCAGGAGGCCTCCTGCCACATCGCAGATCACATTCAGGTGATCTTCGCCGGATTCGCGGAGCAGTCGAAGACCTCGGTGCTGCACATGTCCTCGCTTTTCCATGCCTTCACCCTGTGCCAGCTGTGGACGGTCTACCTGGAGCAGATGGCCCATAACACCAACAGCAATGCGGAGGGCAGCACGCTGGGAGTGCTTTTCGAGTTCTGGGCAAAGGTTACGCCCTGCATCCTGCAGCTGGTTTCCCACGCCAAGCCGACCGTCAACAAGGATCAGCAGCCTACCACCATGGACTTCCAGACGCAGAGCGCCAACTCCAAGTTGTCCGAGATGGTCAACCTGCACTTCCTCAGCCTGCTGGAGGCCCTGAAGGACACCAACTCAACGGTGCTGGGCAAGCTGCTGCCCATGTGGAGTCCCGTGCTCTCCTCGCAGACCCAACTCTCGGACACGCTGCACGTCCGTCTGCAGAACGTGCGGGACTATGCTCCGGACTACGAGGAGCAGCAGGCCCTCAAGTCAGAGGCACTGCTGAAGTGGCTGCAGCGCCTCCAGTTTAAGATGGGGCAAATCGAGCTACAGGCCTCCACGGCCACCCAGTTCTATTCGATTTAA